A genomic segment from Torulaspora globosa chromosome 3, complete sequence encodes:
- the RAD9 gene encoding chromatin-binding protein RAD9 (ancestral locus Anc_8.426): protein MLAASSPRADESGDSRDPVTQETPVASRSFSKGDESKLQTIYDGANHAEPVECRGTEELQLIERATPHTPLLDDRNGEAPQSWESHTIRNDKVDNQVHKHEIRYNKRTPNLDRIAKFLKGNRTPGDDNFQLKFDVSGDDDTPLSKRHEDSPVNRGRRESAFDHSLNHRLGRTKSTGGDGVVIRDFGGHDSTGFTAGTNGSPKARNKASSDRRNSFNHSDAQSSFIKPSRPRLPNLERRTVLSEEDGSHIGGVKETGELSKEQKDETGRSIVGLSGADETSKELQNAAASHLQEDRTVDYSHIDDTTEGIPEMWVLRPNDSDVFNSNKSTQVINTTDTQVYTKESPNRANEDREISFIKEPVEVPSQVIASQNDTVPRKKEANIGSMSHEFGVSTQIIQSPEEILSNSLETPKTFPKINFEPIMEVPETSSPSKSREIGLEGNSSPSPRDWDRKRTSIATQIDDSTERVRLQISSKAESPPSNDENSQAEAPTASPDTVVVLSDIEVTQELPEIEEDAAQAKSSLLGNTYGEQKCDDDQVITSRKRREAETVELIVEQENRSSKTSPTKKVRPSPKIRRDESEAGSRADKEHLTRESQTSRPPEPIQDHNYNSDRIMSKLPTDIRYSDEEYLSKNDIRFEDAVWCQYSLDYRYYPGRIAGYEEESESYWVYFETGKSLTKSEDIYYLDIRVGDIVTFGGKKYQVVGLESRDNNEDAIRCIRGYDTVHLKRRKKTGSLGQKTIIKPLASASLDLTEWTKRPKIILDNGFHTKAKAYQALQHPIRGRKSNATSSPRKVKSTTRKEQSTRPVYKEESDEETNLVREKNSQAEHSSLDLVPSWLNISEQKNNESCKVFENCLFVLTGLNEDRQQLCDVIESQGGEILQIGFSELFEYELQEHNETGCILYALQLEWRRKFVEKKYRFACLITRRHLRSLKYLEALALGWPTLHWKFIRACLQRGRICVESIHQFLLPSGESYRLSFEPSTKNGIIKSNNIYQFYSKLLQGHMLEAQVHAMREQMDDYVVILYGRSELDHFIRFALACLGVAKLYHIQGRATTTFQEEVQQINGKLADLQKENDNLKVVIYVNRSSSISSALLEDMRQQISLEYRDITANGFEFHVEAKEWLIQTIINGAAGFNE from the coding sequence ATGCTGGCAGCTAGCTCACCTCGAGCTGATGAATCCGGTGATAGTAGGGATCCAGTTACACAAGAGACCCCAGTCGCAAGTCgaagcttttcaaaagGTGATGAGTCGAAACTACAGACAATATATGATGGTGCAAACCATGCTGAACCCGTTGAATGCAGAGGTACCGAGGAGCTGCAACTGATAGAACGGGCGACTCCACACACGCCTTTGCTTGATGATAGGAATGGAGAGGCCCCTCAGAGTTGGGAATCACATACTATAAGGAATGATAAGGTCGATAATCAGGTACATAAACATGAGATAAGGTATAACAAACGAACACCGAATTTGGACCGAATAGCCAAGTTCCTTAAAGGCAATAGAACTCCGGGAGATGATAATTTTCAACTAAAGTTTGATGTTTCCGGAGATGATGATACACCTCTATCGAAAAGACATGAAGACTCGCCAGTCAATCGGGGACGCAGAGAATCTGCGTTCGACCACAGCCTCAATCATAGACTTGGCAGGACCAAGTCTACCGGCGGTGATGGAGTCGTAATTCGAGACTTCGGGGGCCACGACAGTACTGGATTTACAGCAGGAACGAACGGTAGTCCGAAAGCTAGAAATAAAGCTTCAAGCGATAGACGAAACAGTTTTAACCATTCAGATGCacaatcttcttttatcAAGCCTAGCAGACCTCGGCTTCCGAATCTGGAGCGTCGTACGGTCTTGAGTGAGGAGGATGGTTCTCACATAGGCGGCGTAAAGGAAACTGGCGAATTATCCAAAGAgcaaaaagatgaaactGGAAGGAGTATAGTAGGATTATCTGGAGCTGATGAGACAAGCAAGGAACTGCAAAATGCTGCCGCTAGCCATCTGCAGGAAGACAGGACAGTGGATTATTCGCACATTGACGATACGACTGAAGGTATACCAGAAATGTGGGTATTGCGGCCCAATGATTCGGATGTgttcaacagcaacaagTCGACACAGGTCATCAATACCACAGATACACAAGTTTATACTAAAGAAAGCCCCAATAGAGCAAATGAGGATAGGGAAATATCGTTCATAAAAGAGCCAGTCGAGGTTCCGAGCCAAGTCATCGCCTCCCAGAATGATACAGTTCCTCGTAAGAAGGAGGCAAATATTGGTAGCATGAGCCATGAGTTTGGTGTTTCGACTCAAATTATCCAATCGCCGGAGGAGATTTTGTCCAACAGTCTAGAAACTCCTaaaacttttccaaaaaTCAACTTTGAACCAATAATGGAGGTTCCGGAGACGAGCTCTCCATCCAAATCAAGAGAAATTGGATTGGAAGGAAACTCGTCTCCTAGCCCAAGAGACTGGGATAGGAAAAGAACCTCTATTGCTACACAAATCGATGATTCTACGGAAAGGGTGCGCCTGCAGATCTCTAGCAAAGCTGAATCTCCTCCAAGtaatgatgaaaacagCCAAGCAGAAGCTCCAACCGCTAGCCCTGATACTGTTGTAGTCTTGAGTGATATTGAAGTGACCCAGGAGCTCCCAGAGATAGAGGAAGATGCGGCACAGGCAAAATCGAGCTTACTTGGGAACACATACGGAGAGCAGAAATGTGATGATGATCAGGTCATCACAAGTAGAAAGCGACGTGAGGCTGAAACTGTAGAGTTGATCGTGGAACAAGAAAATCGAAGCTCTAAAACGTCGCCTACGAAGAAAGTTCGCCCCAGTCCAAAAATAAGGCGAGATGAATCAGAAGCTGGGTCAAGAGCCGATAAGGAACATTTGACAAGGGAAAGCCAGACTTCAAGGCCTCCAGAACCAATTCAGGACCATAATTACAACAGTGATCGAATAATGTCAAAGTTGCCTACCGATATAAGATAttcagatgaagaataCCTCAGCAAGAATGATATCAGATTCGAAGATGCTGTCTGGTGCCAATATAGCCTAGACTATCGATACTATCCCGGTCGCATAGCGGGCTATGAGGAAGAGTCTGAAAGCTACTGGGTTTACTTTGAAACAGGGAAATCTTTAACGAAGAGCGAAGACATATATTATCTTGATATAAGAGTTGGTGATATCGTTACTTTTGGAGGgaaaaaatatcaagtCGTTGGGCTGGAATCTAGGGATAATAATGAGGACGCGATTAGGTGCATTAGAGGCTATGATACCGTTCATCTCAAACGAAGAAAAAAAACTGGTAGTTTGGGTCAAAAAACTATTATTAAACCGTTGGCTTCAGCAAGTCTGGATTTGACTGAGTGGACTAAAAGACCAAAGATAATCTTGGATAATGGGTTTCACACAAAGGCCAAGGCTTACCAGGCTCTGCAACATCCAATTCGTGGCCGGAAAAGTAACGCAACGTCTTCCCCTCGTAAAGTTAAAAGCACTACTCGCAAGGAACAATCCACACGACCAGTCTATAAGGAAGAATcggatgaagaaaccaaTTTAGTTCGAGAGAAGAACTCTCAGGCTGAACACAGCTCTCTTGATTTGGTTCCAAGTTGGTTAAACATCTCAGAGCAGAAAAACAATGAAAGCTGCAAAGTCTTTGAAAATTGTCTTTTCGTCCTGACGGGACTCAACGAGGATAGACAGCAACTTTGTGATGTGATAGAGTCCCAAGGGGGCGAAATTCTACAGATAGGCTTCTCAGAACTTTTTGAGTATGAACTGCAAGAGCACAATGAGACGGGATGTATTCTCTATGCCCTGCAACTTGaatggagaagaaaattCGTGGAGAAAAAATACAGGTTTGCTTGTCTGATTACGCGAAGACATCTGCGAAGTCTGAAGTATCTAGAAGCTTTGGCCCTAGGCTGGCCAACTTTGCATTGGAAGTTCATTCGAGCATGCCTGCAAAGAGGCAGGATTTGCGTTGAATCCATTCaccaatttcttctgccttCAGGAGAAAGTTATCGCTTGTCGTTTGAACCTAGCACCAAAAATGGCATAATCAAGTCAAACAACATCTACCAATTCTACTCGAAACTATTGCAAGGACACATGCTCGAAGCACAAGTACATGCGATGCGGGAACAAATGGACGATTACGTGGTTATTCTCTACGGCCGATCGGAGTTGGACCACTTCATAAGATTTGCGCTAGCTTGCCTGGGGGTTGCAAAACTCTATCATATCCAGGGACGAGCCACTACCACTTTTCAGGAGGAAGTGCAGCAAATAAATGGGAAGCTCGCGGACCTCCaaaaagaaaatgataatTTAAAGGTGGTGATATATGTTAACAGGAGCAGTAGTATTTCAAGCGCTCTGTTGGAGGATATGAGACAACAAATTTCTTTGGAATATCGAGATATTACCGCTAACGGCTTTGAATTTCATGTGGAAGCAAAAGAATGGTTAATTCAGACCATCATAAATGGTGCAGCCGGCTTTAATGAATAA
- the ADR1 gene encoding DNA-binding transcription factor ADR1 (ancestral locus Anc_8.425): MSSRSPSNQENVPSAAAPTSNNMNSKVNKLMGQLPENLRLNGKTPSGKPRLFVCQICTRAFARQEHLTRHERSHTKEKPYSCGICNRNFSRRDLLLRHANKIHGGNFGDTIIKHNKGGASKVAKRRQSAGKSEPSGLGTRSARRPDLRAHSTAIKRRASFSAQSGEYVAPVQNQENHKFDRVRFSTPELLPIDLKEIRDESYSQDVKSDLEDLYLERNDSNMPQAGAQVPLGSPNDFNLLDSVNWINDYNNEPYLPTSETGTVTETAKTRTGTTNSANISPDSNHATFSLEAALANGGTGMNIRSSWSIDEAGGNLQVKSLFNTVSPSSSSKDNSVLPNSSAANSTPWLRSSSELVTNNDSKKSPSFSRSATVPGGFPEKHAHLHFEENVGLLHNCLPYEQSNLEDLKETEELQNFEPIPIDHVSLLNHFESRQIEGLKSLTDAPDNDYTAYGLDHLTLSHITRATSRSNEERFAKLPNSDIFSPELRQMCIDASRYYDEHYYDNYAPGTGTDRTRISKGLLLPSCRELNMYVSYFREFFNSHHPVIHPDFFNLNMKALKSYVHEGYTVDEESDRHLQYSNVVCLPLFVATVGSLFKPEPDANTRTLYETSRRVLHVFLERTKEQQQSPQGIKPIQRSGQHVWLIQSLSLSIFYSLFADHMGKINAEMIKRQVSAVCSIIKNNFLAAISYDTLTGVSGSSGDSGNQGIFQSGVDTSFSYIMFESKIRCALSAYKFCQFLRIFYNVEAKLFLSEQDIEPICIPDDENTWNKASLLLPQQPMTKSNVTSFRKFYDSFTFNHSGMKPIPESLASIMLYYEFNISTHSTFHVFLTRIDTKKLEKNLAQIQSQLNLNDLNGLELDYTSILKSDSIVLRNCLMTMYFLLRIDRNIGSKFWQGRMNELFDSFINPRSMTILSKGSYSLLSDFLVALNSSIKNLTNVFKLNDSKTSVYLNNKVTSMFNLQAYHNDFLVLLKFIMDFEYKPNFKLLCIFTELKRLADRLLIPFLSQKYPLEFTHFEDVSMTNNFIQQNADFFPKSFHHYSSINVEELEKLINNVLVYSFNDSSFLKMSEQLNNEFPFNSDHPTYDPFDFSMAESVLPSEATGDTSHSEMAQEPSDLIFDESEVSKRIDGQDKREPTLSKSFTELLSWMPDKQNLDHLNNVNGHKQGFAERYRLSEKYVVIAKCFFTFVRERYVNCQILDRMTNDFKELQMCLAKEKERYQASATKLEDIYKGEDVSHLNSISGLSAFDRVSTS, translated from the coding sequence ATGTCGTCACGCTCGCCATCGAACCAGGAGAATGTGCCGTCCGCGGCGGCACCGACGAGCAACAATATGAACTCCAAGGTGAACAAGCTCATGGGCCAGCTGCCTGAAAACTTGCGGCTGAACGGCAAGACTCCGAGCGGGAAGCCACGTCTGTTTGTTTGCCAGATTTGCACAAGGGCGTTCGCCAGACAGGAACACCTTACACGCCACGAAAGATCGCACACGAAGGAGAAGCCGTACAGCTGCGGAATCTGCAACCGGAACTTCAGCCGGCgagatctgctgctgcggcaCGCGAACAAGATACATGGCGGCAACTTTGGCGACACCATAATTAAGCATAACAAGGGTGGCGCAAGCAAGGTCGCCAAGAGGCGGCAAAGCGCAGGCAAGTCGGAGCCCTCGGGCCTGGGAACACGCAGCGCAAGACGCCCAGACCTCCGTGCACATTCTACGGCGATTAAGCGTAGAGCTTCCTTCAGTGCGCAGTCAGGCGAATATGTGGCCCCTGTACAAAACCAAGAAAATCATAAATTTGATAGAGTTAGATTCTCAACACCGGAATTGCTGCCCATtgatttgaaggaaataAGGGACGAAAGTTACTCGCAGGATGTTAAATCGgatctcgaagatctttACCTAGAGAGGAATGATTCGAACATGCCCCAGGCGGGAGCCCAGGTTCCCTTGGGCTCTCCGAACGATTTCAATCTGTTGGATAGCGTTAACTGGATTAATGACTACAATAACGAACCCTATTTACCCACATCAGAAACCGGAACGGTAACTGAGACTGCAAAAACAAGAACTGGAACCACGAATTCGGCGAACATATCTCCCGATTCAAACCATGCCACCTTCAGTCTGGAAGCAGCCCTCGCAAACGGAGGTACTGGTATGAATATCCGAAGCTCTTGGTCCATCGATGAAGCCGGCGGCAACTTGCAAGTTAAATCGCTTTTCAACACTGTATCcccttcatcatcgtcgaaGGATAACAGTGTTTTGCCGAATAGTTCAGCTGCAAATTCCACTCCCTGGCTTCGAAGTTCCTCTGAGCTGGTTACCAACAACGATTCAAAGAAATCGCCCAGTTTCAGCAGATCAGCTACCGTACCGGGCGGTTTCCCTGAAAAGCATGCTCATCTGCATTTCGAGGAAAATGTGGGTCTATTGCACAACTGTTTGCCATATGAACAGTCTAACTTAGAAGACCTCAAGGAAACTGAAGAATTGCAGAATTTTGAACCAATACCAATTGATCACGTATCGCTTTTAAACCATTTTGAAAGCCGGCAGATTGAAGGTCTCAAATCGCTAACAGATGCTCCTGATAATGATTACACTGCTTATGGGCTGGATCATCTCACCCTATCTCACATAACAAGAGCTACATCTCGATCGAACGAAGAACGCTTTGCAAAGTTACCGAACTCCGATATCTTTAGCCCAGAGCTGAGGCAAATGTGCATCGATGCATCTAGATACTATGATGAGCATTACTATGACAATTATGCCCCTGGTACAGGAACAGATAGGACACGTATATCAAAAGGACTACTTCTTCCTAGCTGTAGGGAGCTAAACATGTATGTCTCATACTTTCGAGAGTTTTTCAATTCACACCATCCAGTGATTCACCctgattttttcaaccttAACATGAAAGCCTTAAAGAGCTATGTGCACGAAGGCTACACagtggatgaagaaagcgaCCGACATTTACAATATTCAAATGTGGTGTGTTTGCCATTATTTGTTGCCACTGTCGGTTCTTTATTCAAACCTGAGCCTGATGCTAACACAAGAACACTTTATGAAACTAGTAGGCGTGTTTTACATGTTTTCTTGGAGAGAACAAAAGAACAACAACAGTCACCACAGGGTATAAAGCCTATTCAAAGATCAGGTCAGCACGTTTGGCTCATTCAATCACTTTCACTAAGCATATTCTATTCACTTTTTGCCGATCATATGGGAAAAATCAATGCAGAAATGATAAAGAGACAGGTATCTGCTGTGTGCTCTATCATCAAAAATAACTTTCTTGCGGCGATCTCATATGATACTCTAACTGGGGTGTCCGGTTCTTCCGGAGATTCAGGAAATCAAGGAATTTTCCAGTCGGGTGTTGACACTTCCTTCTCCTATATCATGTTTGAGTCAAAAATTCGTTGTGCTTTATCGGCTTACAAGTTTTGTCAGTTTCTGAGGATATTTTACAACGTGGAGGCTAAGCTCTTCCTAAGCGAACAAGATATAGAGCCCATTTGCATACCAGATGACGAAAATACTTGGAACAAGGCGTCGCTTCTTCTGCCTCAGCAACCGATGACAAAGTCAAATGTCACCAGTTTCCGAAAATTTTATGATAGCTTCACGTTTAATCATTCTGGTATGAAGCCAATACCCGAGTCGCTTGCGTCTATCATGCTATATTATGAATTCAATATAAGCACTCACTCAACCTTCCATGTATTTCTCACGAGAATAGATACTAAAAAACTGGAGAAAAATTTGGCGCAAATCCAGTCACAATTGAACCTTAATGACCTCAATGGCTTAGAACTTGACTATACCTCGATCCTCAAAAGTGACAGCATTGTCCTGCGGAATTGCTTAATGACGATGTATTTCTTGCTCAGGATTGATCGGAACATTGGCTCCAAATTTTGGCAAGGTCGGATGAATGAACTCTTTGACTCCTTCATCAATCCCAGAAGTATGACTATTTTGAGCAAGGGTTCATACAGCCTATTATCGGACTTTCTGGTCGCATTGAACTCATCTATCAAAAACCTTACCAATGTTTTCAAACTTAATGATTCAAAAACTTCGGTATATCTGAATAACAAAGTGACATCTATGTTCAATCTCCAAGCTTATCACAATGACTTTCTAGTACTGCTTAAGTTCATCATGGATTTTGAGTACAAGCCCaatttcaaactgctctGCATATTTACGGAACTTAAAAGACTGGCAGACCGCCTTTTGAttccttttctttcacaaAAGTACCCTTTAGAGTTTACTCATTTCGAGGATGTGTCGATGACCAATAACTTCATCCAGCAAAATGCAGACTTCTTCCCAAAATCTTTCCATCATTATTCATCTATCAACgtcgaagaactggaaaagTTGATCAATAATGTATTGGTGTATTCTTTTAATGACAGCTCTTTCCTCAAGATGTCCGAGCAGCTGAACAATGAGTTCCCGTTTAACAGCGATCATCCTACCTATGATCCTTTTGATTTTTCGATGGCAGAATCTGTTTTGCCATCGGAAGCGACAGGTGATACAAGTCACAGTGAAATGGCTCAAGAACCGAGCGATCtcattttcgatgagtCCGAAGTTTCGAAACGCATCGATGGCCAAGATAAGAGGGAACCAACTCTTTCTAAATCTTTTACCGAATTGCTATCATGGATGCCGGACAAGCAGAACTTAGATCACTTAAATAACGTCAATGGCCATAAACAGGGATTTGCTGAAAGGTATAGGCTCTCGGAAAAGTATGTTGTTATTGCAAAGTGTTTTTTTACATTTGTTAGAGAACGTTATGTGAACTGCCAGATTTTGGACAGAATGACGAACGACTTTAAAGAACTGCAAATGTGTCTAGCAAAGGAGAAAGAACGATATCAAGCGTCTGCTACAAAGCTTGAAGACATTTATAAAGGCGAGGATGTTTCTCATCTGAACTCAATCTCTGGGTTAAGCGCATTTGATCGTGTCAGTACCTCTTAA
- the UPC2 gene encoding Upc2p (ancestral locus Anc_8.423) yields MDRSQVKASVRRREKVVELIEVDGKKVSRTSTGKRKFHNKSKNGCDNCKRRRVKCDEGKPACQKCLNMKLDCVYTPVQPRKKKDLTVVKYVTTNSDQPTENGVGEEKESNVSKDGSTASSSNGSSRSGSLVAEAASQAISNESVGSGFENPLGRKPGSTSAKMAGSDMQNTKKQNVLPQNNRLNSPGRLLSNSNGSKGTMDGLLLPPLVPDTNNNGHQAQQQYQQQSLLLPQLMTLTNSEKYVAFDLLNSPSFQPAGMNITNSIGSIFSPARLPPTQNQPHFSSHVNGQGPQQPQQGQQIQQQPPQAQRQNQEVQQQTSDTQTTTQQSSQQGQIPSNPLTFQAESLAQLSKASINLKSMGMFPTAGIGGVTYDFQELSGIKYNGNSHAAKASSAEEALANMQEQQEQVAKNGNVVNEACNGSMLADSGLPGNPTISPVSAIPMMKHGLNEKENSPSAAAVASRDGIDESITKSERMMKSQTQESSSSNDTARAGNIAKLFEYSRESNLNLIDLKLFHHYCTKVWPSITAAGISGLEVWSTDIPDLAFEYPFLMHSLLAFSATHLSRTEYGLEQYVSKHRLDALRLLREAVLKISEDNTDALVASALILIMDSLANASTSSPANPTSMSPSAWIFHVKGAATILTAVWPLTEKSRFYNLISVDLSDLGDVVNQESGTVSELVCFDESIADLYPVEIDSPYLITLAYLDKLNREKNQSDFILRVFAFPALLDKTFLALLMTGDLGAMRIMRSYYKLLRGFTTEMKDKVWFLEGVSQVLPQDVDEYSGGGGMHMMLDFLGGGLPSMTTTNLSEFM; encoded by the coding sequence ATGGATAGGTCTCAGGTTAAAGCATCCGTAAGGCGAAGAGAAAAAGTCGTGGAACTCATCGAAGTTGACGGGAAGAAAGTGAGCAGAACATCAACCGGTAAGCGTAAGTTTCATAATAAATCGAAGAATGGGTGTGACAATTGTAAGAGGAGAAGAGTGAAGTGTGATGAAGGGAAGCCCGCGTGCCAAAAATGCCTGAATATGAAGTTAGATTGCGTCTACACCCCGGTTcagccaagaaagaagaaggatctGACGGTGGTGAAGTATGTTACAACAAATTCGGATCAGCCAACAGAGAACGGCGTGGGagaggagaaggaaagcaACGTCAGCAAAGATGGTAGTACAGCAAGCAGCAGTAACGGTAGCAGTCGGTCTGGTAGCCTTGTTGCCGAAGCGGCTTCACAAGCCATATCGAATGAAAGCGTGGGAAGTGGCTTCGAAAATCCATTGGGTAGAAAACCAGGGTCCACCTCTGCAAAAATGGCTGGTTCAGATATGCAGAACACTAAGAAGCAGAATGTTCTGCCCCAGAATAATCGGCTGAACTCTCCGGGGAGACTCTTGTCGAACTCCAACGGATCCAAAGGTACAATGGATGGTCTGCTGCTTCCGCCGCTGGTACCGGACACTAATAATAATGGCCACCAAGCACAGCAGCAATACCAGCAACAATCACTTCTCTTACCGCAGCTGATGACGCTAACCAATTCGGAAAAATACGTTGCTTTCGATTTGCTGAATAGTCCTTCATTCCAACCGGCTGGTATGAACATAACTAATAGTATTGGGAGCATCTTTTCACCGGCTCGCTTGCCCCCAACGCAGAATCAGCCGCATTTCTCGTCACACGTTAACGGTCAAGGCCCTCAGCAGCCGCAACAAGGTCAACAAATACAGCAACAACCACCACAGGCACAGCGACAAAACCAGGAAGTTCAACAGCAGACGAGTGATACTCAAACGACGACACAGCAATCATCGCAGCAGGGCCAGATTCCTTCCAACCCGTTAACGTTTCAGGCGGAATCGCTTGCGCAGCTTAGTAAAGCAAGCATTAACTTGAAGTCCATGGGTATGTTTCCAACTGCAGGAATAGGTGGTGTAACGTACGATTTTCAGGAGCTATCGGGAATCAAATACAATGGGAACAGCCACGCGGCTAAAGCAAGCAGCGCCGAAGAAGCTTTAGCTAACATGCAAGAACAGCAAGAGCAGGTTGCAAAAAACGGAAACGTCGTTAATGAAGCCTGCAATGGTAGTATGCTGGCGGATTCCGGTTTGCCGGGAAACCCAACCATATCTCCTGTAAGTGCAATACCAATGATGAAGCATGGGCTAAATGAGAAGGAGAACTCTCCATCAGCTGCAGCTGTTGCGAGCAGAGACGGCATAGATGAATCCATAACAAAGAGTGAAAGAATGATGAAATCTCAAACACAGGAatcgtcctcatccaaTGATACCGCTCGGGCGGGCAACATCGCTAAGCTATTCGAGTATTCCCGTGAGAGCAATTTGAATTTGATAGATCTTAAACTTTTTCACCACTATTGCACCAAGGTTTGGCCTTCCATAACTGCGGCTGGTATCTCCGGTCTTGAAGTGTGGAGCACCGATATTCCAGACCTCGCATTCGAATATCCTTTTTTAATGCACTCCCTACTCGCATTTAGTGCCACGCATCTGTCAAGGACAGAGTACGGGCTTGAACAGTACGTGTCTAAGCATAGACTAGATGCTTTGAGACTGCTGAGGGAGGCCGTCCTCAAGATCTCAGAGGATAATACAGATGCTCTGGTAGCCAGCGCTTTGATATTGATTATGGATTCGTTGGCTAACGCATCTACCTCCAGCCCCGCCAACCCTACTTCCATGTCACCTTCTGCGTGGATTTTCCATGTCAAAGGTGCTGCAACAATTCTAACTGCTGTATGGCCGCTGACTGAGAAGTCGAGATTTTACAACCTAATATCAGTCGACCTGAGTGACTTGGGTGACGTTGtcaatcaagaaagcggAACTGTATCAGAGCTTGTGTGTTTTGACGAAAGTATAGCTGACCTCTACCCAGTTGAGATAGATTCCCCCTACCTGATAACACTTGCGTACCTCGATAAATTGAATCGTGAGAAAAATCAGTCCGACTTCATACTCCGAGTGTTTGCATTTCCGGCATTGCTAGACAAGACCTTTCTGGCATTGCTGATGACCGGTGATTTAGGTGCTATGAGAATCATGAGAAGTTACTATAAACTGCTACGCGGTTTTACCACCGAGATGAAGGACAAAGTATGGTTTCTAGAGGGTGTTTCGCAAGTCTTACCGCAGGATGTGGACGAGTATAGCGGGGGCGGAGGGATGCATATGATGTTGGATTTTCTTGGTGGTGGTCTGCCctcgatgacgacgacAAACCTGTCAGAGTTCATGTGA
- the AHA1 gene encoding Aha1p (ancestral locus Anc_8.424) has product MVVHNPNNWHWVDKNCFNWAREYFTEKVANLNTGEIDGKYAEISSLSSLEGDCEVNQRKGKVISLFDLNMVMLIKGHVNDQQFEGSITVPEVAFDSDEGDYQFDISIYKETSQLNEIKPLIRERLLPRLREIFQRFSHDLLVTHGSDIQLPEDSVNSTFTKANQQGSFASSAGSKESKPLPRSQAPKVVGAATTEKPSVSTSGGNTTSIHLEPTFNVPASELYRTFVDKQRIMAWSKSFACPKAGSGPTVDVGDEFELFGGNVTSRLTHAEKDKQLVFTWRLSDWRDKVESKLIMEFHESKEYHETKLQVNWTGIPLGEEDRVRGNFEEYYVRSIKITFGFGAVL; this is encoded by the coding sequence ATGGTTGTACACAATCCTAACAATTGGCATTGGGTTGACAAGAACTGCTTTAATTGGGCTCGTGAATACTTCACCGAAAAAGTAGCAAACCTGAATACCGGGGAGATTGACGGCAAATATGCTGAAATAAGCTCTTTATCATCGTTGGAAGGTGACTGTGAGGTAAATCAACGTAAGGGAAAAGTTATCTCGCTGTTCGACTTGAACATGGTTATGTTAATTAAAGGCCATGTGAATGACCAACAGTTTGAAGGCAGCATCACAGTGCCAGAGGTTGCGTTCGATAGTGATGAAGGCGACTACCAGTTTGATATCTCAATTTACAAGGAAACCAGTCAATTGAACGAAATCAAACCATTGATTCGTGAGAGGCTTCTGCCCCGGCTGCGGGAGATATTCCAAAGATTCAGCCATGATTTACTTGTTACGCACGGAAGTGACATTCAGCTTCCTGAGGATAGTGTCAACTCGACCTTCACCAAGGCAAACCAGCAGGGGAGTTTTGCATCGTCGGCGGGATCGAAAGAATCGAAACCTTTACCCAGGAGTCAAGCTCCTAAGGTCGTCGGAGCCGCTACAACGGAGAAACCCAGTGTTTCGACAAGCGGCGGAAACACAACATCAATCCACCTTGAACCTACGTTCAATGTCCCCGCGTCGGAGTTGTACCGAACTTTCGTTGATAAGCAACGCATAATGGCCTGGAGCAAATCTTTTGCTTGTCCAAAAGCTGGCAGTGGGCCAACGGTAGATGTTGGTGATGAATTTGAGTTGTTCGGAGGCAACGTTACGAGCAGATTGACACACGCCGAGAAAGATAAGCAACTGGTCTTCACCTGGAGATTGAGCGATTGGCGCGACAAGGTTGAGTCAAAACTGATCATGGAATTTCATGAGTCTAAAGAATACCATGAGACAAAGTTGCAAGTCAACTGGACCGGTATTCCACTGggtgaagaagatcgcGTTCGCGGTAACTTTGAAGAGTACTATGTAAGATCTATCAAAATTACCTTCGGTTTCGGTGCTGTTCTGTAA